From Natronospira bacteriovora, one genomic window encodes:
- a CDS encoding methylamine utilization protein, producing MSRSTLPLLSTILGLALMPGQPIASNLTLELSAESGDISETLVSLQPVDADTEVQGEDLAKMDQIDRQFSPRAIAIKPGSHVRFLNNDDVRHHVYSFSAAKRFELPLFKGDPPEDIHFEKTGEVVLGCNIHDWMVGWVHVMETPYFGFADNEGQITLEVPPGEYELVIWHPDATSDSRRVEETIRITEDGVTLERDLELTPAADDQIDRRRRRRF from the coding sequence ATGTCCCGTTCTACCCTTCCCCTTCTCAGCACGATCCTCGGATTGGCCCTGATGCCTGGGCAGCCCATAGCGAGCAACCTAACGCTTGAACTCAGCGCCGAAAGTGGTGACATCAGCGAAACGCTCGTCTCATTGCAGCCCGTTGACGCTGACACCGAGGTGCAAGGGGAAGATCTGGCGAAAATGGATCAGATCGATCGGCAGTTCAGCCCGCGTGCGATCGCCATCAAGCCCGGCAGCCATGTTCGCTTTCTGAACAATGATGACGTGCGCCATCATGTCTATTCCTTTTCCGCTGCAAAACGATTTGAGCTGCCCCTGTTCAAGGGTGATCCACCCGAAGACATTCATTTCGAAAAGACGGGTGAAGTGGTGCTCGGCTGCAACATCCACGACTGGATGGTTGGTTGGGTGCACGTCATGGAGACACCGTACTTCGGATTCGCTGACAACGAGGGGCAAATCACACTGGAGGTGCCGCCGGGTGAGTATGAACTGGTCATCTGGCACCCCGATGCCACAAGCGACAGCCGCCGTGTCGAGGAAACCATCAGGATTACCGAAGATGGTGTGACGCTGGAGCGCGATCTCGAACTGACGCCGGCGGCCGACGATCAGATTGACCGTCGGCGCCGACGACGATTCTGA